The nucleotide sequence CACCTTTACGCCGATCCAGGTGGCGGCCATTGCCGCGCTGGAAGGCGATCAGCAGTGCGTCGGCGAGATTCGCGACATGTACCAGCGCCGCCGCGACGTGCTCTGCCAGGGGCTCAATGAAATCGGCTGGCCGGTGGCGTCGCCCAGGGCAACCATGTTTGTCTGGGCGAAGATTCCCGAGGCCTACCGGGCGCTGGGCTCGCTGGAATTCAGCAAGAAGCTGCTCAACGATGCGCAGGTGGCCGTCTCGCCCGGCGTCGGTTTTGGTGACTACGGCGATGACCATGTGCGCTTCGCACTGATCGAAAACGAACATCGCACCCGTCAGGCGCTGCGCGGCATTCGCCGCATGTTCAGGCAGGATGGCGTGGTACAGGGTTGAATCGTGACACAACGAGGGGATAAGAAGTGAAGCCTGTGAAGGTCGGTATTGCGGGTCTGGGTACGGTCGGCAGCGGCACGGTGAACGTGCTGCAACGCAACGCGCAGGAGATTGCGCGGCGTATCGGCCGGCCGATTGAAATTGCCCACATCGGTGCACGACGCCCGAATCCGGCCTGCAACATTGACGGCATCCGTGTCTCCGCCGACGTGTTCGAGCTGGCCCGTGATCCGGAGCTGGACATCCTGGTCGAACTGATTGGCGGCACTACCACCGCGCGCGAGCTGGTGCTGACCGCGATCGAACACGGCAAGCATATCGTGACTGCCAACAAGGCGCTGATCGCCGAGCATGGCAACGCGATTTTCCGCGCCGCCCACGAGCGCGGTGTCGACGTGGCCTTCGAAGCCTCCGTGGCCGGCGGCATCCCGATCCTCAAGGCGCTGGGCGAAGGCCTGGCGGCGAACCACATCAAGTGGGTGGCCGGCATTATTAACGGCACCGGCAACTTCATCCTCACCGAGATGCGCGACAAGGGCCGTGATTTCGCCGAGGTGCTGAAAGAAGCGCAGGCGCTGGGTTACGCCGAAGCCGACCCGACCTTCGACGTGGAAGGCATCGACGCGGCGCACAAGCTGACCATCCTGGCCTCCATTGCGTTCGGCATTCCGCTGCAGTTCAGCAAGGTCTATACCGAAGGGATCAGCCGCATCACCGCCGAGGACATCAAGGCCGCCGACTACTTCGGTTACTGCATCAAGCACCTGGGCATCGCCAAGGACACCGGCAACGGTGTCGAGCTGCGCGTGCACCCGACGCTGATTCCGAAAGAAGTGCTGCTGGCCTCCGTGAACGGTGTCATGAACGCCGTCATGATCGACGGCGATGCCGTGGGCCCGACGCTCTTTTATGGTGCCGGTGCCGGGGCTGAGCCGACCGCTTCCGCCGTAGTGGCCGACGTGATCGAGCTGGGCCGTGCCCTGACCGTCGACCATGACGAGCGTGTGCCGTACCTGGGTTTCCACGCCGATGCCATGTCCGAGATGCCGGTGCTGGGCATCGACGAGGTAGAATGCTCCTTCTACATCCGCCTGCACGTCCAGGACCGCACCGGTGTGCTGGCGGACATCACGCGGATTCTCAGCGACAAGGGCATCAGCATCGAGGCCATGTACCAGAAGGACGTGGACGACAACGAGCCGGTGCCGGTGGTGCTGATGACGCACCGCATTCGCGAGAGTGCCATGCGCGAAGCGCTGGAGCAGATTGCCGCGCTGGAGGCCGTGCTGGACGACATCATGCGCATCCGCGTCGAAACGCTGGATGCCTGAGGATTTGCGTCAGCATGCTGACGCTCACGACAACACATGAGGCGGGTGATCCGGCTCATACGACACAGAGAATGAGTTATGCCATTTCGTGAACGCTATACCGGCCTGATCAACCGCTACCGTGACCACCTGCCGGTCAGTGACGACACCCCGGTCATCAGCCTGGGCGAAGGCAACACGCCGCTGATCCGTCTGAAAAACATTCCGCGCATGCTCGGCAAGGACGTGGACATCTACGTCAAGTACGAGGGCCTGAACCC is from Isoalcanivorax pacificus W11-5 and encodes:
- a CDS encoding homoserine dehydrogenase; protein product: MKPVKVGIAGLGTVGSGTVNVLQRNAQEIARRIGRPIEIAHIGARRPNPACNIDGIRVSADVFELARDPELDILVELIGGTTTARELVLTAIEHGKHIVTANKALIAEHGNAIFRAAHERGVDVAFEASVAGGIPILKALGEGLAANHIKWVAGIINGTGNFILTEMRDKGRDFAEVLKEAQALGYAEADPTFDVEGIDAAHKLTILASIAFGIPLQFSKVYTEGISRITAEDIKAADYFGYCIKHLGIAKDTGNGVELRVHPTLIPKEVLLASVNGVMNAVMIDGDAVGPTLFYGAGAGAEPTASAVVADVIELGRALTVDHDERVPYLGFHADAMSEMPVLGIDEVECSFYIRLHVQDRTGVLADITRILSDKGISIEAMYQKDVDDNEPVPVVLMTHRIRESAMREALEQIAALEAVLDDIMRIRVETLDA